In the genome of Daucus carota subsp. sativus chromosome 9, DH1 v3.0, whole genome shotgun sequence, the window TGTAGCAAAGATTGTAAACCAACTTCTGGAATTCATCAGAAGTGAAACGATTTTCGTCCCACAAGACATGATAATGCGTTGGTCGGCTCGTTCCCTTGACGCCCCAATGACTACAAAGATAGAAATCGAATTCCTTAGGGTGAGTGATAACAGTGTCTACTACGGTACCTGGAGGAACATTTTCATCAATGGACTGATTTCGGGTGGAAGGAATGGTATCGTTTGGAAACAACCTTGTATGATGCCTTTTTTGGACTACGGCGAAGGTAATGGGAGGTTTATAATTTGGAAATCTTGAACAAGCCAGTTTGATTGCTTGTAACTCTTCTTCGAGCACTTTGTAGAATTGGGTTTCACTTACTCCATCTcggaaaaaaattattctttttggTAGTTCAGATAGTCTGCAGCGGAAATCATCTAGTATCTCCCCCACCATTGCAGCAAGATCATGGATGATCTCCTGACGATGAGTTTGAGACCTCATTCTTGAGACATACTTGTTTGCTGCTGGCCAGTTGACACTACCCACCACAGCTGCAATTGAGGGGCTGGAGTCGTCTAGCGGGTGAGGATGCGTTACATCAGCACCCATAAAGATCACCGGTTCATCAAGGCTAAAAAGCTGGGGAATTTGAGATGGTAGTGAATTGAACAAAGCAACAGTGCATCCCCCAACTTTGGCATTGATCTTGAGGGCCAGATTTGCAAGAAACTGTGAACTTAACTTAGCAAGATTTGAGTACAAGCAGCATTGACTGACAACCCCGACACTTGTCTCAGCAATACGCTTTAAATCTCCATATCCTCTGTGCTTCTTCTCCATTACACAAATAAGTAGCTGGAGACTGTTGGATGCAGCTCTGTGGATTGACTTAAGTTTTGATTCCAAAATATTAACATTGTTGAGCACGTGCATTGGTTCAAACTGGGGGCTAATAACTGTGTTCTTGTTGAGAAAAATCCCCAATTGCTCACACCTTTGAGTTAGctgatttataaattttggaATGTTGGCCTTCTGATCAGCGGTTCCACCAAAACTTATCAATGCCCACCTCCCAATTCGAGTGCCTTCGAAGACATGGCTATCCATTAGGTTCCAATGGCGATCACGACGAGTAGGAGTTAAATCTCTGACATGGCCTCCATCACCAAGTTTGAGTTTAGGAGGCTGCAAAATTCTTCCACTCAAGCGTGTCATTTCTGTAGAAACTTGAAGATCAAATTCTTTTGCCTGATTGCCACTGtcaataaaacaaaaatcaagtCCAAGAACAATAAATGATATTTCAGAGCATAACAAGGTCGTTACCGACAATAAAATAGAATTTGTCATGTACCTTGTTGGCCCAACTGGTCCTGTCATTACTTCGTCTATAATTGCCTTTCTTTCTTTTGGTCTTTGGCAACTCATCTTAAGTAACTTTGCCGTTTGATCATCAGAGAGCTTCCCCAGAAACTTCTGTCCTTCACAAACCATACACAGTTCCATTGGTAGATAACATGGTTTGCTCCTACTAATTTGCAGGCAAGGCAGGTTTCTGAATTGTATATCATAATTGTACTGATCTTTGAAGTAGTTTACTACCCTCAGAATTTTCCCATCCCTATCTGGAAACCAGAGGTTCTCTGTAGTATCTTTGGTTAAGCCAAATACTCGATATCTCTGGACAGTTTCACGGTGGCAAACAAAGATTCTTATGTTTCTTAAATCTTTCTCcacatccttcttctcttcttctGTCAAACCTCTTGTCTTTCTTTGAGAAAGATCAGATAGAGACTCCAGACGCTTTTGCAAGTAAGGGATCACACCAATACTCTCATGGAATGCAGTCACAGAAAAATCCAAATTGAGAGCCAGTCCTTGTTGGGTTGGTCTGAGACTTTGAAAGAACCCTCTTAATCCAATAGCTCCTCCACCCAAATCTGTAGTTCCTCCCATTGAATTCGAGTAAAGTGATCGCCCCACGGGTATACATTTCTCTGTTGAACTTTCGCGCAACACGACATCTAAGGCATGCAGATAATCCTGGGGAATAGGGACCCAGTCATCTCCTTCCTTACTCAAGTACTTAGTCAAAGCTTTTCCGTCAAGGTTTGATACAAGCTTAATGTTAATCCTAAAAAGCTTGTTCTTTTGTTTTATGTCGCCATTCTCTCCACCCAGCTTGCCAGTTGTGATAGGGAGGCCTATGTAGAATTCAAGCTTGTTAGCTTGGAATTCCAGTGGGCTATATAGATTTTTTCGTCCATCATAAGCTGGACGAGCACCTGAGAGCAAATTTAAGTTGTCCTCCACGAGTTTTTGTTTAAGCAATCGAGCAACATCCTTTGAGGGACTTGGAGAGATTTCAACATCATACTGAAAAATACGCTGTAAAGGGTCAAATTTGACTAGAAAATGGTTGGCCAGAAGAGATATTACTGGCCCTTCTACACCACCGCAATCTGGTCTCCTTGCCACCACTAAAGTTTGTGGTAAAACAATTGCAACTCTCCTCCCATCTTTCTTTCTCCTTGGGGgtaataaagattgttggtcaAGCGCCGCAGGAGCTGattaacaaaaaacaaaaactataaTTCAATTACAGTAATCAAAACATATACATCGCAGAGGACTCATTAGTCATGGCTTTGATTCCTCACTCTCCtcacataaaatcaaatatatcaaaaataaaacacCAGTGATTCATCAAAGATCACACTACATAATGCCCGAAAAGTCGAAAACCCTGTAACAGAAATGATACTAGTATCACCAAAACTTGAGTATCTTAAATAAGTAATTTGGTAGGAATCAACAGAAACAAGTTCTTTCTATATGTAATAGAACAAACACTTGAATACATGAAATAGTACACTAACAATTTTCTAATACTAGAAacactaaaaattaaaaaacaccaATGTCATTGACAATTCAAAGCATACTTACATTTGAAAGGTTACTATTTCTCTATAGTTTCCTATGAAATTTTCCACCATGTAACACACATATTACTATCAAGATAAGATCTTTATATTGTAAGAAAGGTGTCACATTCTTGATTAAACCTAAACTAGCAGACTAAGCATGCATCAATACAAAAGCTTAAAGATTCAAAACAATTAAAGCTTCAAACTTTATGAACAAAAGGGCTTGAAAATCCAAACTTTACCATTTGTAAGAGCCAAAACAGAAGCCTTGTTCTCAGAAGAAGTGGCCAAAGGAGGGGTAGCATTAGAAAACAAAGGTTTTTGCAAATGGGGTTTTGTTGAGAAGTGTTGATAGTGTGACAAAAGTGGTGGAGGGGCTATTTGAAAAGGTATAGTTTGAGGTAGGGGAAGAAGAGCAGGGTAGTTTTGGTACTGATTTTGGTAGTAAAACCCATTAAACCTTGTGGTATTTGAGTGGTGATGATGATATAACTGGTGATGATAGTGGTACTGATAGTTGTGAGGGTTGCAATTTTTGGCTCTAAAGCTTCTTGTTTGAGGTTTGCATTTCTTGGTTGTTTTTGAGTCTTCTGATTCTTCCATGACTTAATTGGGAGACAAACAAAGCAAATGGTGAAAAGGGTTTGTTTGCATGAGAGAAAATAGTGAGCAGGTgaagatgtgtgtgtgtattgtgtGCTTATATATCAGAAGCAACTGTAGTTAGTGGAGAGAGAGATATGAGAGAGAgtgaggagagagggagagagagagagagatggtggGGCTGGAGAGTTCTGTAGAGGGAGGTTTTGAAGAAGCTGTTTGTTTAAAGGAGAGTTTGCCTGGTGGAAAGCTTGGACAAAAGGGTAAGAAAAGCTGGACTttttaatgtattgttatgcAATAGTGGATTCTTGCAGCTTGAGTTGAGTGAATAATGTACACATAGAATGCATTCATTTGTTGAATGCCCTCTTTGTTATTTTGACTATGGAGACAAATGGAATTTGAATCATAAGGTGACCAAGGACCAAGTAATTTACACATGAGCTTGAGGCCTTGAAGTT includes:
- the LOC108200587 gene encoding protein argonaute 7; the protein is MEESEDSKTTKKCKPQTRSFRAKNCNPHNYQYHYHHQLYHHHHSNTTRFNGFYYQNQYQNYPALLPLPQTIPFQIAPPPLLSHYQHFSTKPHLQKPLFSNATPPLATSSENKASVLALTNAPAALDQQSLLPPRRKKDGRRVAIVLPQTLVVARRPDCGGVEGPVISLLANHFLVKFDPLQRIFQYDVEISPSPSKDVARLLKQKLVEDNLNLLSGARPAYDGRKNLYSPLEFQANKLEFYIGLPITTGKLGGENGDIKQKNKLFRINIKLVSNLDGKALTKYLSKEGDDWVPIPQDYLHALDVVLRESSTEKCIPVGRSLYSNSMGGTTDLGGGAIGLRGFFQSLRPTQQGLALNLDFSVTAFHESIGVIPYLQKRLESLSDLSQRKTRGLTEEEKKDVEKDLRNIRIFVCHRETVQRYRVFGLTKDTTENLWFPDRDGKILRVVNYFKDQYNYDIQFRNLPCLQISRSKPCYLPMELCMVCEGQKFLGKLSDDQTAKLLKMSCQRPKERKAIIDEVMTGPVGPTSGNQAKEFDLQVSTEMTRLSGRILQPPKLKLGDGGHVRDLTPTRRDRHWNLMDSHVFEGTRIGRWALISFGGTADQKANIPKFINQLTQRCEQLGIFLNKNTVISPQFEPMHVLNNVNILESKLKSIHRAASNSLQLLICVMEKKHRGYGDLKRIAETSVGVVSQCCLYSNLAKLSSQFLANLALKINAKVGGCTVALFNSLPSQIPQLFSLDEPVIFMGADVTHPHPLDDSSPSIAAVVGSVNWPAANKYVSRMRSQTHRQEIIHDLAAMVGEILDDFRCRLSELPKRIIFFRDGVSETQFYKVLEEELQAIKLACSRFPNYKPPITFAVVQKRHHTRLFPNDTIPSTRNQSIDENVPPGTVVDTVITHPKEFDFYLCSHWGVKGTSRPTHYHVLWDENRFTSDEFQKLVYNLCYTFVRCTKPVSLVPPAYYAHLAAYRGRLYLERFDSTISNRHSTTISRAAPPKAAPLPNLSENVKNLMFYC